One Stigmatopora nigra isolate UIUO_SnigA chromosome 1, RoL_Snig_1.1, whole genome shotgun sequence DNA segment encodes these proteins:
- the trak2 gene encoding trafficking kinesin-binding protein 2 isoform X6 → MFEVKQRAVDKKESSTETDEGLGSSSIPYSSVGSTSVESGSFYLSDSQDWVVSPSCSPDEGPTHQTAVSPMLAEETFRYMAYLSLDHAAHSHSASHNFSKVLSSDRVEQMTKTYNDIEVVTHLLAERDRDLELAARIGQSLLQRNNFLQERNEAVEEQLAQTLDQVHQLQHELSKKDELLRMVANASEECEGDSNASTPLMHPQLGGGSAAVALSQLESMQFKLQELEEENLTLRTEASQLKKDTITYEEKEQKLVSDCVKEIRHTNSQMVSMTDELSQKNEELVRHQEEIAQLLSQIVELQHRVKELALEKEELRIHLQASKEAQRQLTAELNELAERNAECVEMLHESQVEIRELRDKNNSPSGMRRHLSYGLYPMDSLAAEIEGTMRKELCVDEETAFQDQRVCQKRVFQTVRSINASTPRPPSATPPIPGSGRNSLVMTAQPFPSAKGDEVPLGQPGSPGGNDLTKALHRLSLRRQNCLSEHQFFKAEREKKLRTLARAEAHDAGSGCSSPTGSTFSSFSNLSELSIGSSVFKTFLPEKLQIVKPMEGSLTLHHWQQLAKPHLATILDPHPGVVTKGFRPLAQDTVYRLNDMEEDGEDDVYPKGETGVLEKGAAERGKEEDEEEGGIVFKVRSSSTPEEKKDRKHPTAPPPVTPLSPTGPLNVTVTETSCPTSQAATNVSTTTVQSSTSVSVRNPVRCQSSTFSTYTFTTCRILHPCDVTQVTNSSQSSLNANTPSSMRTGPSTPLTPCRLSLGDAFPPRRPPVAASGLAKLVLERGISAQVSVESPALCAKPKPPQPLLRLLPGTPPNSPSPSPGSECRQNLADTFLASRPAELFLRDVYGLNLGRSAHPDLPSPSREDTTLGPPPDLPNVSLLDKLRQMGFTKGPQASPTFVSAGGGSLLDGLRRNQSLPAMIGARAGKSVVRPVHPPHPTSLALPPPSWGTLKERRTLNDRARSGES, encoded by the exons TGAGGGCTTGGGGAGCAGCAGCATTCCATACAGCTCAGTTGGTTCTACTTCGGTGGAATCCGGGTCGTTTTACTTGTCAGACAGCCAGGACTGGGTAGTTTCCCCCAGTTGTTCCCCAGATGAAGGCCCTACCCATCAAACCGCCGTCTCTCCCATGCTGGCCGAGGAGACTTTCCGCTACATGG CATATCTATCTTTGGACCACGCTGCTCATTCACACTCTGCCTCCCACAACTTCTCTAAAG TCCTCAGTTCCGATCGTGTGGAGCAAATGACCAAGACGTACAATGACATTGAAGTGGTTACTCATCTACTGGCTGAG CGCGACAGAGACCTGGAGTTGGCGGCACGGATTGGACAATCGCTACTGCAGAGGAACAACTTCCTGCAAGAGCGCAATGAGGCTGTGGAAGAGCAGCTAGCGCAGACCCTGGACCAG GTTCACCAACTCCAGCACGAACTCAGTAAAAAAGATGAGTTGCTGCGGATGGTGGCCAATGCCTCAGAGGAGTGTGAGGGCGACTCCAATGCATCGACCCCTCTCATGCATCCCCAGTTGGGCGGTGGATCTGCCGCTGTCGCTCTCAGCCAGCTTGAGTCAATGCAGTTTAAGCTGCAGGAGCTGGAAGAGGAGAACCTGACTCTTAGGACTGAG GCCAGCCAATTGAAGAAAGACACCATCACCTATGAAGAGAAGGAACAGAAACTTGTGAGCGACTGTGTCAAAGAGATAC GGCACACTAACAGCCAGATGGTATCCATGACTGATGAACTGTCCCAAAAGAATGAGGAGTTGGTTAGACACCAGGAGGAGATTGCTCAGTTGCTTTCTCAAATTGTGGAGCTGCAACATCGGGTGAAAGAG CTGGCTCTGGAGAAAGAGGAGCTGCGGATTCACTTGCAGGCTTCAAAAGAGGCCCAGAGACAACTCACTGCTGAG TTGAATGAGCTGGCAGAGAGGAATGCTGAGTGTGTCGAAATGCTACATGAGTCCCAAGTGGAAATCAGGGAACTCCGTGACAAAAACAATTCCCCATCTGGTATGCGACGGCATCTTTCCTATGGACTCTACCCCATG GATTCACTGGCTGCTGAGATTGAAGGCACAATGAGAAAAGAACTCTGTGTTGACGAAGAGACTGCATTTCAAGATCAAAG GGTTTGCCAGAAGCGCGTCTTCCAGACAGTCCGCAGCATCAATGCTTCGACTCCCCGACCACCTTCAGCCACCCCGCCAATTCCTGGTTCTGGTAGGAACTCTCTGGTGATGACTGCACAGCCCTTTCCTTCTGCTAAGGG AGATGAGGTCCCACTGGGCCAGCCAGGCTCTCCGGGAGGAAACGACCTTACAAAAGCCCTGCATCGTCTATCACTAAGACGGCAGAACTGTTTGTCCGAGCATCAGTTCTTCAAGGCTGAGCGGGAGAAAAAACTGCGGACCTTGGCTAGGGCGGAGGCTCACGACGCGGGAAGCGGCTGCAGCTCACCAACAGGCAGCACGTTCTCCTCCTTTTCCAACCTATCAGAACTCTCCATTGGCTCCAGTGTCTTCAAGACCTTCCTGCCAGAGAAGCTTCAAATCGTCAAGCCTATGGAAG GCTCACTGACCCTCCACCATTGGCAGCAGCTAGCCAAACCCCACCTAGCTACTATCCTGGACCCTCACCCAGGCGTTGTCACCAAGGGCTTCCGACCACTCGCCCAAGATACTGTTTACCGCCTGAACGACATGGAGGAAGATGGGGAGGATGACGTGTACCCCAAAGGGGAGACCGGCGTCTTGGAGAAAGGCGCTGCGGAAAGAGGAAaagaggaagacgaggaggaagGAGGCATTGTTTTCAAAGTACGCAGCTCATCTACGCCTGAGGAGAAGAAAGACAGAAAGCATCCAACCGCTCCTCCCCCTGTCACTCCTCTCTCACCGACCGGGCCATTAAACGTCACCGTCACTGAGACGTCCTGTCCGACGTCTCAGGCTGCTACAAATGTTTCCACGACAACAGTCCAGTCCAGTACATCAGTCTCAG TCCGAAACCCTGTCAGATGCCAGAGCTCCACTTTTTCCACCTACACTTTTACCACCTGCCGTATCCTGCACCCATGTGATGTCACACAAGTCACTAACAG TTCACAGTCTTCTCTCAATGCCAACACCCCCAGTTCCATGAGGACCGGACCCAGCACCCCTCTAACTCCTTGCCGCCTAAGCCTGGGAGATGCCTTTCCTCCTCGACGTCCCCCTGTGGCCGCTAGTGGTTTGGCAAAGTTGGTCCTGGAGCGTGGCATTTCGGCTCAAGTGTCCGTAGAAAGCCCTGCATTATGTGCAAAACCCAAGCCCCCGCAAcccctcctccgcctcctcccagGCACGCCCCCCAACTCTCCCTCGCCCTCACCCGGATCCGAGTGCCGCCAGAACTTGGCCGACACCTTCCTGGCGTCGAGGCCGGCGGAGCTGTTCCTGCGAGACGTTTACGGCTTGAACCTCGGCCGTTCCGCGCATCCCGACCTACCCAGCCCCTCGAGGGAAGACACCACTCTTGGGCCACCCCCGGATTTGCCTAACGTCAGCCTTCTGGATAAATTGCGTCAAATGGGATTTACAAAAGGCCCTCAGGCCTCGCCCACATTTGTGTCGGCAGGAGGCGGTAGCCTACTGGACGGTCTGAGGCGCAACCAAAGCCTTCCGGCAATGATCGGAGCACGTGCAGGAAAGTCGGTGGTCCGCCCCGTGCATCCCCCTCACCCGACGTCCCTTGCGCTACCCCCACCTTCTTGGGGAACCCTCAAAGAAAGACGCACATTGAATGATCGGGCACGTTCAGGTGAATCCTAA
- the trak2 gene encoding trafficking kinesin-binding protein 2 isoform X5: MTKTYNDIEVVTHLLAERDRDLELAARIGQSLLQRNNFLQERNEAVEEQLAQTLDQVHQLQHELSKKDELLRMVANASEECEGDSNASTPLMHPQLGGGSAAVALSQLESMQFKLQELEEENLTLRTEASQLKKDTITYEEKEQKLVSDCVKEIRHTNSQMVSMTDELSQKNEELVRHQEEIAQLLSQIVELQHRVKELALEKEELRIHLQASKEAQRQLTAELNELAERNAECVEMLHESQVEIRELRDKNNSPSGMRRHLSYGLYPMDSLAAEIEGTMRKELCVDEETAFQDQRVCQKRVFQTVRSINASTPRPPSATPPIPGSGRNSLVMTAQPFPSAKGDEVPLGQPGSPGGNDLTKALHRLSLRRQNCLSEHQFFKAEREKKLRTLARAEAHDAGSGCSSPTGSTFSSFSNLSELSIGSSVFKTFLPEKLQIVKPMEGSLTLHHWQQLAKPHLATILDPHPGVVTKGFRPLAQDTVYRLNDMEEDGEDDVYPKGETGVLEKGAAERGKEEDEEEGGIVFKVRSSSTPEEKKDRKHPTAPPPVTPLSPTGPLNVTVTETSCPTSQAATNVSTTTVQSSTSVSVRNPVRCQSSTFSTYTFTTCRILHPCDVTQVTNSSSQSSLNANTPSSMRTGPSTPLTPCRLSLGDAFPPRRPPVAASGLAKLVLERGISAQVSVESPALCAKPKPPQPLLRLLPGTPPNSPSPSPGSECRQNLADTFLASRPAELFLRDVYGLNLGRSAHPDLPSPSREDTTLGPPPDLPNVSLLDKLRQMGFTKGPQASPTFVSAGGGSLLDGLRRNQSLPAMIGARAGKSVVRPVHPPHPTSLALPPPSWGTLKERRTLNDRARSGES, encoded by the exons ATGACCAAGACGTACAATGACATTGAAGTGGTTACTCATCTACTGGCTGAG CGCGACAGAGACCTGGAGTTGGCGGCACGGATTGGACAATCGCTACTGCAGAGGAACAACTTCCTGCAAGAGCGCAATGAGGCTGTGGAAGAGCAGCTAGCGCAGACCCTGGACCAG GTTCACCAACTCCAGCACGAACTCAGTAAAAAAGATGAGTTGCTGCGGATGGTGGCCAATGCCTCAGAGGAGTGTGAGGGCGACTCCAATGCATCGACCCCTCTCATGCATCCCCAGTTGGGCGGTGGATCTGCCGCTGTCGCTCTCAGCCAGCTTGAGTCAATGCAGTTTAAGCTGCAGGAGCTGGAAGAGGAGAACCTGACTCTTAGGACTGAG GCCAGCCAATTGAAGAAAGACACCATCACCTATGAAGAGAAGGAACAGAAACTTGTGAGCGACTGTGTCAAAGAGATAC GGCACACTAACAGCCAGATGGTATCCATGACTGATGAACTGTCCCAAAAGAATGAGGAGTTGGTTAGACACCAGGAGGAGATTGCTCAGTTGCTTTCTCAAATTGTGGAGCTGCAACATCGGGTGAAAGAG CTGGCTCTGGAGAAAGAGGAGCTGCGGATTCACTTGCAGGCTTCAAAAGAGGCCCAGAGACAACTCACTGCTGAG TTGAATGAGCTGGCAGAGAGGAATGCTGAGTGTGTCGAAATGCTACATGAGTCCCAAGTGGAAATCAGGGAACTCCGTGACAAAAACAATTCCCCATCTGGTATGCGACGGCATCTTTCCTATGGACTCTACCCCATG GATTCACTGGCTGCTGAGATTGAAGGCACAATGAGAAAAGAACTCTGTGTTGACGAAGAGACTGCATTTCAAGATCAAAG GGTTTGCCAGAAGCGCGTCTTCCAGACAGTCCGCAGCATCAATGCTTCGACTCCCCGACCACCTTCAGCCACCCCGCCAATTCCTGGTTCTGGTAGGAACTCTCTGGTGATGACTGCACAGCCCTTTCCTTCTGCTAAGGG AGATGAGGTCCCACTGGGCCAGCCAGGCTCTCCGGGAGGAAACGACCTTACAAAAGCCCTGCATCGTCTATCACTAAGACGGCAGAACTGTTTGTCCGAGCATCAGTTCTTCAAGGCTGAGCGGGAGAAAAAACTGCGGACCTTGGCTAGGGCGGAGGCTCACGACGCGGGAAGCGGCTGCAGCTCACCAACAGGCAGCACGTTCTCCTCCTTTTCCAACCTATCAGAACTCTCCATTGGCTCCAGTGTCTTCAAGACCTTCCTGCCAGAGAAGCTTCAAATCGTCAAGCCTATGGAAG GCTCACTGACCCTCCACCATTGGCAGCAGCTAGCCAAACCCCACCTAGCTACTATCCTGGACCCTCACCCAGGCGTTGTCACCAAGGGCTTCCGACCACTCGCCCAAGATACTGTTTACCGCCTGAACGACATGGAGGAAGATGGGGAGGATGACGTGTACCCCAAAGGGGAGACCGGCGTCTTGGAGAAAGGCGCTGCGGAAAGAGGAAaagaggaagacgaggaggaagGAGGCATTGTTTTCAAAGTACGCAGCTCATCTACGCCTGAGGAGAAGAAAGACAGAAAGCATCCAACCGCTCCTCCCCCTGTCACTCCTCTCTCACCGACCGGGCCATTAAACGTCACCGTCACTGAGACGTCCTGTCCGACGTCTCAGGCTGCTACAAATGTTTCCACGACAACAGTCCAGTCCAGTACATCAGTCTCAG TCCGAAACCCTGTCAGATGCCAGAGCTCCACTTTTTCCACCTACACTTTTACCACCTGCCGTATCCTGCACCCATGTGATGTCACACAAGTCACTAACAG CAGTTCACAGTCTTCTCTCAATGCCAACACCCCCAGTTCCATGAGGACCGGACCCAGCACCCCTCTAACTCCTTGCCGCCTAAGCCTGGGAGATGCCTTTCCTCCTCGACGTCCCCCTGTGGCCGCTAGTGGTTTGGCAAAGTTGGTCCTGGAGCGTGGCATTTCGGCTCAAGTGTCCGTAGAAAGCCCTGCATTATGTGCAAAACCCAAGCCCCCGCAAcccctcctccgcctcctcccagGCACGCCCCCCAACTCTCCCTCGCCCTCACCCGGATCCGAGTGCCGCCAGAACTTGGCCGACACCTTCCTGGCGTCGAGGCCGGCGGAGCTGTTCCTGCGAGACGTTTACGGCTTGAACCTCGGCCGTTCCGCGCATCCCGACCTACCCAGCCCCTCGAGGGAAGACACCACTCTTGGGCCACCCCCGGATTTGCCTAACGTCAGCCTTCTGGATAAATTGCGTCAAATGGGATTTACAAAAGGCCCTCAGGCCTCGCCCACATTTGTGTCGGCAGGAGGCGGTAGCCTACTGGACGGTCTGAGGCGCAACCAAAGCCTTCCGGCAATGATCGGAGCACGTGCAGGAAAGTCGGTGGTCCGCCCCGTGCATCCCCCTCACCCGACGTCCCTTGCGCTACCCCCACCTTCTTGGGGAACCCTCAAAGAAAGACGCACATTGAATGATCGGGCACGTTCAGGTGAATCCTAA
- the trak2 gene encoding trafficking kinesin-binding protein 2 isoform X3 — MFEVKQRAVDKKESSTETDEGLGSSSIPYSSVGSTSVESGSFYLSDSQDWVVSPSCSPDEGPTHQTAVSPMLAEETFRYMVLSSDRVEQMTKTYNDIEVVTHLLAERDRDLELAARIGQSLLQRNNFLQERNEAVEEQLAQTLDQVHQLQHELSKKDELLRMVANASEECEGDSNASTPLMHPQLGGGSAAVALSQLESMQFKLQELEEENLTLRTEASQLKKDTITYEEKEQKLVSDCVKEIRHTNSQMVSMTDELSQKNEELVRHQEEIAQLLSQIVELQHRVKELALEKEELRIHLQASKEAQRQLTAELNELAERNAECVEMLHESQVEIRELRDKNNSPSGMRRHLSYGLYPMVRDCPFKEHSLMINILLINVFFLHMQDSLAAEIEGTMRKELCVDEETAFQDQRVCQKRVFQTVRSINASTPRPPSATPPIPGSGRNSLVMTAQPFPSAKGDEVPLGQPGSPGGNDLTKALHRLSLRRQNCLSEHQFFKAEREKKLRTLARAEAHDAGSGCSSPTGSTFSSFSNLSELSIGSSVFKTFLPEKLQIVKPMEGSLTLHHWQQLAKPHLATILDPHPGVVTKGFRPLAQDTVYRLNDMEEDGEDDVYPKGETGVLEKGAAERGKEEDEEEGGIVFKVRSSSTPEEKKDRKHPTAPPPVTPLSPTGPLNVTVTETSCPTSQAATNVSTTTVQSSTSVSVRNPVRCQSSTFSTYTFTTCRILHPCDVTQVTNSSSQSSLNANTPSSMRTGPSTPLTPCRLSLGDAFPPRRPPVAASGLAKLVLERGISAQVSVESPALCAKPKPPQPLLRLLPGTPPNSPSPSPGSECRQNLADTFLASRPAELFLRDVYGLNLGRSAHPDLPSPSREDTTLGPPPDLPNVSLLDKLRQMGFTKGPQASPTFVSAGGGSLLDGLRRNQSLPAMIGARAGKSVVRPVHPPHPTSLALPPPSWGTLKERRTLNDRARSGES; from the exons TGAGGGCTTGGGGAGCAGCAGCATTCCATACAGCTCAGTTGGTTCTACTTCGGTGGAATCCGGGTCGTTTTACTTGTCAGACAGCCAGGACTGGGTAGTTTCCCCCAGTTGTTCCCCAGATGAAGGCCCTACCCATCAAACCGCCGTCTCTCCCATGCTGGCCGAGGAGACTTTCCGCTACATGG TCCTCAGTTCCGATCGTGTGGAGCAAATGACCAAGACGTACAATGACATTGAAGTGGTTACTCATCTACTGGCTGAG CGCGACAGAGACCTGGAGTTGGCGGCACGGATTGGACAATCGCTACTGCAGAGGAACAACTTCCTGCAAGAGCGCAATGAGGCTGTGGAAGAGCAGCTAGCGCAGACCCTGGACCAG GTTCACCAACTCCAGCACGAACTCAGTAAAAAAGATGAGTTGCTGCGGATGGTGGCCAATGCCTCAGAGGAGTGTGAGGGCGACTCCAATGCATCGACCCCTCTCATGCATCCCCAGTTGGGCGGTGGATCTGCCGCTGTCGCTCTCAGCCAGCTTGAGTCAATGCAGTTTAAGCTGCAGGAGCTGGAAGAGGAGAACCTGACTCTTAGGACTGAG GCCAGCCAATTGAAGAAAGACACCATCACCTATGAAGAGAAGGAACAGAAACTTGTGAGCGACTGTGTCAAAGAGATAC GGCACACTAACAGCCAGATGGTATCCATGACTGATGAACTGTCCCAAAAGAATGAGGAGTTGGTTAGACACCAGGAGGAGATTGCTCAGTTGCTTTCTCAAATTGTGGAGCTGCAACATCGGGTGAAAGAG CTGGCTCTGGAGAAAGAGGAGCTGCGGATTCACTTGCAGGCTTCAAAAGAGGCCCAGAGACAACTCACTGCTGAG TTGAATGAGCTGGCAGAGAGGAATGCTGAGTGTGTCGAAATGCTACATGAGTCCCAAGTGGAAATCAGGGAACTCCGTGACAAAAACAATTCCCCATCTGGTATGCGACGGCATCTTTCCTATGGACTCTACCCCATGGTGAGAGACTGCCCCTTTAAAGAACATAGCCTAATGATCAATATTCTACtcataaatgtcttttttttgcatatgcaGGATTCACTGGCTGCTGAGATTGAAGGCACAATGAGAAAAGAACTCTGTGTTGACGAAGAGACTGCATTTCAAGATCAAAG GGTTTGCCAGAAGCGCGTCTTCCAGACAGTCCGCAGCATCAATGCTTCGACTCCCCGACCACCTTCAGCCACCCCGCCAATTCCTGGTTCTGGTAGGAACTCTCTGGTGATGACTGCACAGCCCTTTCCTTCTGCTAAGGG AGATGAGGTCCCACTGGGCCAGCCAGGCTCTCCGGGAGGAAACGACCTTACAAAAGCCCTGCATCGTCTATCACTAAGACGGCAGAACTGTTTGTCCGAGCATCAGTTCTTCAAGGCTGAGCGGGAGAAAAAACTGCGGACCTTGGCTAGGGCGGAGGCTCACGACGCGGGAAGCGGCTGCAGCTCACCAACAGGCAGCACGTTCTCCTCCTTTTCCAACCTATCAGAACTCTCCATTGGCTCCAGTGTCTTCAAGACCTTCCTGCCAGAGAAGCTTCAAATCGTCAAGCCTATGGAAG GCTCACTGACCCTCCACCATTGGCAGCAGCTAGCCAAACCCCACCTAGCTACTATCCTGGACCCTCACCCAGGCGTTGTCACCAAGGGCTTCCGACCACTCGCCCAAGATACTGTTTACCGCCTGAACGACATGGAGGAAGATGGGGAGGATGACGTGTACCCCAAAGGGGAGACCGGCGTCTTGGAGAAAGGCGCTGCGGAAAGAGGAAaagaggaagacgaggaggaagGAGGCATTGTTTTCAAAGTACGCAGCTCATCTACGCCTGAGGAGAAGAAAGACAGAAAGCATCCAACCGCTCCTCCCCCTGTCACTCCTCTCTCACCGACCGGGCCATTAAACGTCACCGTCACTGAGACGTCCTGTCCGACGTCTCAGGCTGCTACAAATGTTTCCACGACAACAGTCCAGTCCAGTACATCAGTCTCAG TCCGAAACCCTGTCAGATGCCAGAGCTCCACTTTTTCCACCTACACTTTTACCACCTGCCGTATCCTGCACCCATGTGATGTCACACAAGTCACTAACAG CAGTTCACAGTCTTCTCTCAATGCCAACACCCCCAGTTCCATGAGGACCGGACCCAGCACCCCTCTAACTCCTTGCCGCCTAAGCCTGGGAGATGCCTTTCCTCCTCGACGTCCCCCTGTGGCCGCTAGTGGTTTGGCAAAGTTGGTCCTGGAGCGTGGCATTTCGGCTCAAGTGTCCGTAGAAAGCCCTGCATTATGTGCAAAACCCAAGCCCCCGCAAcccctcctccgcctcctcccagGCACGCCCCCCAACTCTCCCTCGCCCTCACCCGGATCCGAGTGCCGCCAGAACTTGGCCGACACCTTCCTGGCGTCGAGGCCGGCGGAGCTGTTCCTGCGAGACGTTTACGGCTTGAACCTCGGCCGTTCCGCGCATCCCGACCTACCCAGCCCCTCGAGGGAAGACACCACTCTTGGGCCACCCCCGGATTTGCCTAACGTCAGCCTTCTGGATAAATTGCGTCAAATGGGATTTACAAAAGGCCCTCAGGCCTCGCCCACATTTGTGTCGGCAGGAGGCGGTAGCCTACTGGACGGTCTGAGGCGCAACCAAAGCCTTCCGGCAATGATCGGAGCACGTGCAGGAAAGTCGGTGGTCCGCCCCGTGCATCCCCCTCACCCGACGTCCCTTGCGCTACCCCCACCTTCTTGGGGAACCCTCAAAGAAAGACGCACATTGAATGATCGGGCACGTTCAGGTGAATCCTAA